One segment of Ricinus communis isolate WT05 ecotype wild-type chromosome 8, ASM1957865v1, whole genome shotgun sequence DNA contains the following:
- the LOC8278156 gene encoding probable protein phosphatase 2C 4, producing the protein MGNKLTVCFTGESRRRQDISVFISDPLDEGLGHSFCYVRPDPITRISSSKVHSEETTTFRSISGASVSANTSTPLSTAFIDPYVYNTIDRAAAFESSNSFASIPLQPIPRNLIGSTNSGPFHMGSGMVTIPGSGPLERGFMSGPIERGFMSGPLDHGLFSAPLEKSSYCDNQFQRSYSHGGFAFRHRSAKRSLIQVLQRAISKTLSRGQNSVVAPIKGGVVNHIKDQDWIFNHEKQHHNENLTVNSSVNLSSEGSSLLEDDDSLEFHQNLQWAQGKAGEDRVHVVVSEEHGWVFVGIYDGFSGPDAPDFLSANLYSAVHKELKGLLWDDKFESTKISAPASSPVRSEGTDSIENSVLQSSEVDRSCGNDECMQCLDQENHPCLSQGVSSDSDSRRKRSRNSRGRYRGAAKKWEEYQMRWKCEWDRERLELDRRLKEQLNRSGSGNGAINHADVLKALSLALKKTEESYLDITDKMLMENPELALMGSCVLVMLMKGEDVYVMNVGDSRAVLGQKAEPDYGLGKSRQDLERINEETLHDLESYECERSGSIPSLSACQLTVDHSTNVEEEVQRIKKEHPDDACALLNDRVKGSLKVTRAFGAGFLKQPKWNNALLEMFRIDYVGNSSYINCLPYLRHHRLGPKDRFLILSSDGLYQYLTNEEAVNEVELFITLQPEGDPAQHLVEEVLFRAAKKAGMDFHELLEIPQGDRRRYHDDISIIVISLEGRIWRSCV; encoded by the exons atgGGTAATAAACTCACGGTGTGTTTCACCGGAGAATCTCGCCGGAGACAAGATATATCTGTTTTCATCTCAGACCCACTCGACGAAGGTCTCGGTCACTCTTTCTGCTATGTCAGACCCGACCCTATAACCCGAATATCCTCCTCTAAAGTTCACTCAGAAGAAACCACGACTTTCCGCTCAATATCCGGTGCTTCAGTTAGTGCCAACACATCAACGCCACTGTCCACGGCGTTTATAGATCCTTATGTTTATAATACTATTGATAGAGCCGCTGCTTTTGAAAGCTCTAATTCTTTTGCTTCAATTCCTCTGCAACCAATACCAAGAAATTTAATCGGGTCAACAAATTCGGGTCCTTTCCATATGGGTTCGGGTATGGTTACGATTCCGGGTTCGGGTCCTCTGGAGAGAGGGTTCATGTCAGGTCCCATTGAGAGAGGGTTCATGTCAGGTCCTCTGGATCATGGGTTGTTCTCAGCTCCACTTGAAAAGAGTAGCTATTGCGATAACCAATTTCAAAGAAGTTACTCTCATGGTGGTTTTGCTTTTAGACACAGATCAGCAAAGAGATCACTGATTCAAGTATTACAAAGAGCAATATCTAAAACATTGTCTCGTGGTCAAAACTCTGTTGTAGCTCCTATTAAAGGCGGTGTTGTTAATCATATTAAAGATCAAGATTGGATTTTTAATCACGAAAAGCAGCATCATAATGAGAATTTGACTGTGAATAGTAGTGTTAACTTGAGTAGTGAAGGTAGTTCATTACTTGAGGATGATGATTCTTTGGAGTTTCATCAGAATCTTCAATGGGCTCAAGGTAAAGCAGGTGAAGATCGTGTACACGTTGTTGTATCAGAAGAACATGGATGGGTTTTTGTTGGGATTTATGATGGATTCAGTGGTCCTGATGCTCCTGATTTTCTTTCTGCTAATCTTTACTCTGCTGTTCATAAAGAGCTTAAAGGTTTGTTATGGGATGATAAGTTTGAGTCTACTAAAATCTCCGCACCTGCTTCCTCTCCTGTAAGATCAGAAGGTACTGATTCAATTGAAAATTCCGTATTACAAAGTAGTGAAGTAGATAGGAGTTGTGGAAATGATGAATGTATGCAGTGTTTGGATCAAGAGAATCATCCATGTTTAAGCCAAGGTGTGAGTTCTGATTCTGATTCGAGGAGAAAAAGAAGTAGGAACTCCAGAGGGCGGTATAGAGGTGCCGCGAAGAAATGGGAGGAGTATCAAATGAGATGGAAGTGCGAATGGGATAGAGAAAGATTAGAGCTTGATAGAAGATTAAAAGAGCAATTGAATCGATCTGGATCGGGTAATGGAGCTATAAATCATGCAGATGTTTTAAAGGCTTTGTCTTTGGCTTTAAAGAAAACAGAGGAGTCATATTTAGACATTACGGATAAGATGCTAATGGAGAATCCGGAGTTGGCTCTGATGGGTTCTTGTGTTCTTGTTATGCTGATGAAGGGAGAAGACGTGTATGTCATGAACGTGGGTGATAGTCGAGCAGTATTAGGCCAAAAGGCAGAGCCTGATTATGGGTTAGGGAAGAGTAGACAGGATTTGGAGAGGATAAATGAGGAAACATTGCATGATCTTGAATCTTATGAATGTGAAAGATCGGGTTCAATACCCAGTTTGAGTGCCTGTCAGCTTACTGTTGATCATAGCACCAATGTGGAAGAG GAAGttcaaagaataaaaaaggaaCATCCGGATGATGCTTGTGCATTGCTGAATGACCGTGTGAAAGGATCATTGAAAGTCACTAGGGCTTTCGGTGCTGGCTTTCTTAAGCAG CCTAAATGGAACAATGCTCTCCTAGAGATGTTCAGAATCGACTACGTTGGCAATTCCTCCTACATAAATTGTCTACCATATCTCCGCCACCATAGACTAGGCCCCAAAGACAGGTTTCTGATACTTTCCTCTGATGGACTTTATCAATACCTAACAAATGAAGAGGCTGTCAATGAAGTTGAGCTTTTCATCACATTACAACCTGAAGGAGATCCAGCACAGCATCTGGTTGAGGAAGTGTTGTTCCGTGCAGCTAAGAAAGCAG GAATGGATTTCCATGAGTTGCTCGAAATACCACAGGGCGACCGACGGCGATACCATGACGATATTTCCATAATTGTTATTTCATTAGAGGGAAGGATTTGGAGATCATGTGTATAA